A segment of the Fusobacterium ulcerans genome:
CTTGATCCTCTAGTAGTAATGAATAGATTGAGAAAAAGTGAAAAATTTGATGAAGTGGGAGGGGAACAGATATTCTACGATATAGTAGAAGAGGTTCCTACTGCTGCTAATATCACTGCTTATGCAAAAATAGTTAAAGAAAAAGCTATATTAAGAAGACTGGGAGATGTTGGAACTAAGATAGTAGAGATGACATATAGCGGTTATGAAGAAGCTGAAAATATTTTAGACAGAGCAGAAGGAATGATATTTAAGATATCAGAAAACAGCGAGTCAAAAGATTTAGTGAAAATAAGAGATGCTATGTCAGATGAATTTCTTAGACTTGAGAAAGTATATGCAAATAAAGGAACTACAATTGGTATTTCATCAGGGTTTACAGATTTTGATCAGATGACAAGTGGATTTCAGCCATCTGACCTTGTAATACTTGCAGCAAGACCAGCAATGGGAAAAACTGCCTTTGCACTTAACCTTGCTCTTAATGCAGCATTAAAAAGTGAGAAAGCAGTACTTTTATTCAGTATGGAGATGTCAAGTTCTCAGTTGCTTCAAAGACTTCTTGCTGTAGAGGCAGGAGTAGGTCTTCAGAAAATAAAAACAGGATTTTTGGCACCAGAAGACTGGGGAAGGCTGGGAATAGCCAGTGGAAAACTTTCTAATACAGAAATAAATATAGCAGATGTACCTAATCTAGGGGTACTTGAAATAAGAGCCATAGCCAGAAGATTAAAAGCGGCAGGAAAGTTAGATATGATACTTATTGACTATTTACAGTTGATAAAAGGAAGCAGTGGAAAAACAGAAAACAGACAACAAGAGATATCTGATATCTCAAGATCACTTAAAGGAATTGCCAGAGAGCTTGATGTACCTATTATAGCTCTTTCACAGCTTTCACGGGCTACAGAGCAGAGAGCTGACAGGAGACCTATGCTTTCAGACCTGAGAGAGTCTGGAGCCATAGAACAGGATGCTGACATGGTAATGTTTTTGTATAGAGATGATTATTACAATGAAGAAACAGATGATAAGGGAATAACTGAGGTAATCATAGGTAAACACAGAAATGGTCCAACAGGAACAGTTAAATTGAGATTTTTCCATGAACTTACAAAGTTTGCGGATTATACTGATAAAGTAGAATAATTGAGAGAGGAATGATAAAGTGAAAAAAGTAGAATTACTAGCTCCAGTAGGAAATATGGAGAAGTTTAAAATGGCTATCCATTATGGAGCTGACGCAGTGTTCTTAGGAGGAAAAATGTTCAACCTAAGAGCTGGAAGCAGCAATTTTTCTGATGAAGAATTAGAAGAGGCTGTAACTTATGCACATGATTTAGGAAAAAAAGTATATGTTACTTTAAATATAATACCACATAATGATGAGCTGGATCTTTTGCCTGACTATGTAAAATTTTTGGAAAAAATTGGGATAGATGGAGTAATAGTTGCTGATTTAGGAGTATTCCAGATAGTAAAAGAAAATACAAACCTTCGTATCAGTGTAAGTACTCAGGCAAGTAATACAAACTGGCGTTCTGTACAAATGTGGAGAGATCTTGGAGCAAAAAGGGTAGTATTGGCAAGAGAAATATCTTTAGACAACATAGCAGAAATAAGAGCTAAGGTACCAGATATAGAACTTGAAGTATTTATCCATGGAGCTATGTGTATGTCAATCTCTGGAAGATGTCTGCTGAGCAATTATATGACAGGAAGAGATGCAAACAGAGGAGATTGTGCTCAATCTTGCAGATGGAAATATTCTCTTGTTGAAGAGACAAGACCTGGAGAATACATGCCTGTATTTGAAGATGATCATGGAACATATATATTTAACTCAAAAGATTTATGCACAATAGAATTTATAGATAAGATTCTTGATATAGGAGTGGACTCACTTAAAATAGAAGGAAGAATGAAAGGGATATATTATGTAGCTAACTGTGTAAAAGTATACAGAGACGCTATAGACAGTTATTATTCTGGAAACTATAAATTTAATCCTAAATGGTTGGAAGAGTTAGAATCTGTTTCTCACAGATCGTATACAGATGGATTCTATATGGGAAGACCAGGTGTAGATGGACAAAATTATAATGACAGAAACTCATACAGCCAGTCTCATCAATTGGTAGCTAAAGTAGAGAAAAAACTTTCTGAAAATGAATATATTCTTGCTATAAGAAATAGATTAGAAGTTGGAGAAAAACTGGAAGTTGTAAGTCCAGGGATAAATGTAAGAGAGATAACTCTTCCTAAAATGACTCTTATCACAAGAGGAAAAGAGGGAGAAGAGGTAGAGGCAGCAAATCCTAACTCATTTGTTAAAATAACTATAGACACTGAGCTAAATGAACTGGATATGCTTAGAAAAAGAATTTAATTAACTATGTAAAAAAGAAGCTGATTAAGAGGAAAAAAGTAAATTTTAAAATTTTACTTTAACTTCCAGGTCAGCTTCTTTTTATTAATTGAAAGTTTATTAATTTTTCTTTTCTATTTTTCTAGTGAATATACAGCAGAAATAAGTTAAGACAATAAATATAATTGTTATTATTCCTATTCGCCCCTTTAGATTTTCACTTTGAGAAAGCAAACCTATTTTTGAAAATACAACATATATCCATACAAGAAGAGACATAAGCATTACAGATACTGTATATCTGTATTCCCAAGGTTCAACAGATACCTCGTATCTAATAGGAAGAGAATATTCCTTTTTAGGAGGAATAATTTTATCAACAATATACATTAAGAAAAGACAAATAACAAATAAGATTGCTATTACATATAGGAAATGTATTTTTACGGGGCTGATAAATTGTGTGTATCCATAAACAATAACAAAGAAGCCCATAGAAACTTTTGCAGCAAGAGCACTAGTTTTTTTAGAAAATATACCAACTAATACAATTATTGCAATAGGGACACTGAAAAGTCCAGCAACTTTTTGAATAAATTCAAACAGTCCTCCTGATGATTTTGAGATAAATGGAGCTACAATCATTGAAAAGACAGCTAAAACAGTACCAAAATATTTACTTACTTTTATAAGATTTTTTTCTGAAATATTTGGACTGAATAATGGTTTATAAATATTTAAACTGAATATAGTTGAAGCTGAATTTAGGGCAGAGTTAAAAGAACTTAAAACTGCTCCAAATAAGACTGCTCCAAAGAAACCTGATAATTTACTAGGGAGAAGTTTATTAACTAATACAGGATATACAATATCTCCACTAATTTGATTCCCATAAATATTGTAGGCAATGATTCCTGGAACAACGAGTATAAGAGGAGCTACTATTATTTTTAGAAAAGCTGTTAAAAGAACTCCTTTTTGTCCCTCTTTTAAAGATTTTGCTCCTAAAGCTCTTTGAATTATGGCTTGGTTTGTACACCAATAATAAACAGCCATGATTCTCATTCCTGTAATAGCAGCACCAAATGGAGCTTGAGAGTCTTTTGATCCAATAGCATTAAGCTTTTCTGGGTTATGCTGGAATAGATACTCAATACCTTTCATCATGCTTCCTTCACCTAGATATATAAATCCAAGAACAGGGATAGCTAAACCTCCTATTATTAATCCTATACCATTGACAGTATCTGAAACTGCTACAGCTTTTAATCCACCAAATATAGCATAGATACTTCCAACAATTCCTATCATCCATACCGAAAGAATAATAGCACTTTCAGGAGAAATATTAAGCAGTTCAGGGATATTAAATAACCTCATCATTGCAATAGAACCAGAATAAAGTACAGTAGGAAGAAATGCTACTCCTAATGTAAGCAGAAAAAATACACTGACAATATTTCTTACTGTTTTATCGTATCTTTCTTCTAAAAATTCAGGAACAGTAGTAATTGATCCCTGAAGATATTTTGGAAGAAAATAAAGGGCAAGAATAACAATACCTATTGATGCACCAGATTCCCATGCAATAACAGAAAGCCCACTTTTAAATCCCTGAGCATTTAATCCAACCATCTGTTCTGTAGAAAGATTTGTCAGCATCATAGAACCAGCAATAACTGTTGCACTTAAACTTCTTCCTCCAAGAAAATATCCACTTTCAGTATTAAGATTATCATTTTTTGTTAAATACCATGAAATTATAGCTACAAGAGCAGTGAATAATATGAATGTTACTATTGTAAAAACCATATTCCCTCCTTAAATAATATGTTGAGAATTACCAGTTAGCAGTTCTCTCAGATAAAGGATCACTACATTCCATCATTCTATAACAGAATTTTAATAGAAGATCACTTTTTAATTCTTTAAAATTTTCATTAAAAAATAAATTTTCTTTCTCTAAAGGATCATTCTTTAAGTCATAAAGTTCCCCATAATTTTCGTTGAGAAATAAATTTAATTTATATCGTTTATCTCTATATGTTTTTATCATAATCCCTCTATCTCTAGCATCATATGTGACAACTGCTGAAGATTTTTTTCTAACTGAAGAAATGTTTTTAATTAGAGTATTGAGACTCTCTCCTTGAATTCCATAAGGAATATTACTTCCTATTAATTCAAGGATAGTAGGAACAATATCAATATTTTCAACAACAGTGTCTGAGACTCCTTTTGAAACTCCTTTTCCCCAGATTAATAACGGAACTTTAATTAGATCATCATACATAAATGGCCCTTTTTGTAAAAGTCCATAATCCCCCATGTATTCTCCATGATCGCTTGTAAAAATTATTATTGTATTGTCTAACTGCTTTTTTTCTTCTAAGGACTTTAGAATTTTTCCTATTTCTTGGTCGATAAAAGAAATCATAGCATAATAATATTTTGTAAATTCTTCTATTTTTTCATCAGAGAAATTATGCTGCTCTCCACCCCCAGGCCAATATCCATTTTTTCCTTGTTTTTGCAGATGTTCAGGTCTTCCATTACATAGGAAATTTTTTGAAATAGGTTTATCTATAATTGTATTTTCATATAATGAAGCAAATTTTTCTATGGGATCAAAGGGATGATGAGGATCAACAAAGCTTGTCCACATAAAAAGAGGAGAATTGAAATCATGATTTATTATTTCCTCACAGCTTTTCATACCTATCCAATAAGTTTGATTCATTTCTTCTGGAAGGGGATTTATGCCATCTTCGCCTTTACCAACAGCAAGATCATAACCATTTGCTTTTATGTAATCTAGATATTTTCCCTGCTTATCATCTTCTGTTATAAAAGTTTTATCAAAACCATAATAAGTATTATCTTTTGTTCTATTTCTATCTCTGAAATCTACATCTTCAAAATTGTTATTAAAGTCTTTAAGCTGTGGTCTTAGATGCATTTTACCAACAGCTATATTATAGTAATTATAGATTTTTAAAATATCTGCTAAAGTAGTTTCATTCTCATTAAGACATGTCCCAATATTCCATGCTCCTGTATTCATCGGATATCTTCCTGTAAATATGGCAGCTCTCGATGGAGTACATACTGGACTTGTACAAAATGAATTTGTGAAAATATATCCTTCATCAGCTAAAGAATCTAATACAGGTGTTTTTATTTTTTTGTTGATATATCCAACAGTATCAGCTCTAAGCTGGTCAGCAGTTATCAAAATAATATTAGGCTTGTTATTCATTGCTTTCTCCTTTAAACATACTTTCAAAGAATTGTGAATTTGTTATATTTTCAATTCCATATTGGATAGCTCCTTTTATTATCAAGTTATCATTATAATCAGATCTTTCTATAAGTATTTCTTTTGTTTTGTCTAAAGAGTTGTTTTTTAATATTCTTTTTAGCTCTTTCCAAAAGAAATCATCAATAAATGTAATTTTACCTGTGATAATAATTTTTTCAGGAGTTATAAGGTTGTTTACCCATAAAATTATGTAAGAAAGAGGTCTTAATAAAGTTAAAATCTCATCTCTAAAAAAAGACTTATTTTTATTAGCTTCTTCAACTATTTTGTCATAAGAAAAATGTTCTCCAGTTTTATTGTATACTTTCTCCTCTATTCTCCAGTTAGCCATGACAGTTTCAAGGCATCCTTTATTTCCACAGACGCATAGAAGAGAAGATTCAGAATAATCAAAAGGAATATGACCTATTTCTTTAAGCTCAAAGCTTCTTTCATTAGAAACTAGATCATACTTTGATATAGTAGAGCCAACGCCATTTTCAATATTAAGTATTACAAAATCTTTTTGACTTTCATAAATTTTAGATTGAGATAAAGCAATGAGATTTACTCCATTTTCGATTATAGTTGTTATACTGAAATTATTTTCGAAGATCTCTTTTAAATTCAAATTTTTCCAATGATAATATGTAGAAATCTCAGCTATTCCTTTAAAAGAATCAACTATTCCATTCATTCCTATACTTATGAGCATAATTTTATAGTTCTTTAATATTTCATTTACTTTTTTTAGTGTAGAATTTAATATATCTGTTTTAGAGTCAATAGAAATCGATTCTGTTGTTAAAATTTTTCCATAAATATCAGCAATAGATATAGTTACACTGCTTAATCCAAAATAAATGGCCATAATATTTTGGAATTTACTTAAATTTATGTAAAGATATTTTGGCTTTTTGCCAGTTTTAGAAGTATCTACAGTATCAGTTTCAATAATATAGTTTTTTTCTATGAGAGATTTTACAAGCTTACTCACAGCCATTCTAGATATTCCTAAGATTTCAGCTAATTCATTTCTTGTTATTTTTTTCTTAGTAATTAAAAGATTTAAAATTGCAATTTTATTATTTCTTTTCAATTTTTACCTCCTAAAGCTTTATAAGAGTTTGATACTTGAATTATATAAGATTTATTTTTTTATTTATAGATATAAAAGCATCAATTTTTAAACTCTTTGTATATTTTAATAAACTTAAAAGTAAACTATTTTACAATTAGTGATAAATAGGCATATTTGTTAGTAAACTATTTTTTGAATTTTGAGTAAAAAAATAAAATTTTGAACTATTTGCTTATTAAAAGTTAAAAAACAAAATAAATAAAACTAAAATAAAACGTTTTTTTTAATAAAAAGAGCCTGACTTAATTATTTTGTCAGGCTCAATCTTAATTTATTCAGAAAGTGATAATCTTCCAATAACTCTTTTAGAGTTTATAGACCATTTATTATTTTCATAAGTAAGTTTAAATTTTTCTCTAGTTTTTTTCCAAACATTTTGCTGAACAATTTCAATATTGTCATCTTCAACATTAGATATTATAGCAACATGACCATAAGGATTTAAAATATATGGTTTGAATATTATTATATCCCCAACAGAAGGTTTTTTAAAACTAGGATTAGAAAATTGCAGTAATCCTCTTTTAATATTTATTTCCCCATCTTTTAGCTCTTTATTATAGAAATCTTTAGCATTTCCATAAGTAGCAGGCATTTTATGGTTGTAGTATTCAAAATAATATCTCTTTATAAATTCAACACATTGATACTTCATTCCAATATTGTATCCATCTTCAGAAAGGTTTCTTCCAAAAGACTTTGTTGGAAATCCATTAAAATATACTTTTACATTATTGAAGCTGTCTAATTCTTTTCCAACCTCTTTATCTATTTTCATTTTAAAAAATACAATTCCTATTATTATAATTAAAATAATTTTAGGCAAGGTACTTCTCTTTTTCTTTTTACGAAAAATTGAACTAGCCATATAATTCCCCCCCAAGATATTTTATTTAGCTGAATATTTTTCTTATTTTCTTTTCTAGTTGAGCTGGAACTGTATAATTTTCTTCTGAAACTGTTTTAAGAGCATTAAAAGGTTTATTTTTATAATTTTTTCTTTCTCTCTTTTCATTATAAAGTTCCTCTTCTATATCGTTATCAAATTCTATGAAATCACCAAAATCATAATTAATAGTCTTTTGAATAGAATGATTTTTTATATTTGAATTTTCTATTTCAGATTCAGTTCTCCAGAAATGATTATCCTTATCATAAATGGCAACATAAGGCAATTTAAAAGCATTTAAAAGTTTTATGAACTGTGGAATAATGCTTTTGCTACCACATTCAAGAATAGAGTAGTCATACTTATAAATTCCTAGTTTTTTAGAAAGATACCCAAGAACTATTTTATCTGTTTGCCCTTCTACCAGAATAACTTTCTTAGCAAAGAAAAGTTCACTTCGATCAGGATTTATCCAATAGTTCATATTAAAGTATTTTACCTCATCTCCAGAAAAAAGTCTTCCTTTAAATTGAAAAGCCCTGCTTCCATTATCAGCATTTCTGATAATACATATGGATTTATAGTGCTTTAAACTTATAAAGTTGCTTGAATGAGTAGAAATGTATAATTGCAGTCCCAATTTGCTGAGGGCAATAAAACAATCATACAATTCTTTTTCAGCCTGAGGGTGAAGATATAGTTCAGGTTCTTCAAAGAATATCATAGTATTTCCTATTATGCTTGTTTCCACTTTTTTAGATTCAGCAGCTAATGCTCTGAATAACTCAAATAATAGTGCTCTATACAATCCTTTGCTTACATATTCTGCTGTGAGAGTATCTGATAAATTTTTCATTTCTTTTAATACAAATTTTTCATCTATATCTCTTTTTTTCAAAATATTTAAAAAAGAATTAATAAAATGTTCTGCTTGTTCATGTTCTGTAAAAGCTGGAATAAAAAGAATAGGAATATTAGAAACAATATTTATATATGTATCATAATTTATTTCAGTCCATTCTCTATTTTTTCCTATTTTGTATTGTATTTCATGGTTAGGATATTTGACAATTCTAATTTTTAATTCTTTGTTGTATATATAATTTTCTAATTCTTTAAAAGTTTTTCTGGAAAAGTTAGAAAAACTTCCTTCTAATTCCAAAGGAATATTTTGATTTCGGATATCCTTTGTTCTTAAATTACGAAAACCTAAAAAAAACATTATAGAAGACATAATACTGGATTTTCCATTATTAGCCGGTCCTATAAAAAGCATAAGATTCTCAAAATCAACTTTTGTATATTCTATACATTGCCAATTAACAATTTTTAATTTTTTCAAATACATAAAAAACTCCTTTCTATATATTTATTTCTATTGACATTTTAACGGAAAAAAAATATAATTTCAATGTAAACTTTCTATATATAAAAAATTTTCTAGGAGGACAGTGTATAGTTATGATAAAAAAAGTTTTGTTAGCGTTAACTTTGTTTAGCACTTTGTCTTTTGGAGCAGAAAGAAACCTTGAGGAAGGGTATATAAAAAAAATGTATAGTGATTTAAATTTGAATCAAAAAGTTGAGTACACAATTTTCAGAAAAGCATATAAAGGTTATATGCAGATACCAGATAAAAGAGAAGGGCTTCTTACAATAGTGGATTATACAAAGCCATCAAATGTTGAAAGATTTTTTGTATTGGATCTTAATAAAAGAAAAGTTGCCTACAGCACATATGTAACACATGGAAAAAATTCTGGATTAACTTCAGCTCTTAATTTTTCAAATAATAAAAATTCATATATGAGTTCATTAGGATTTTATATGACTAATGATTCATATGTTGGAAGTAATGGATATTCATTGAGACTAAAAGGATTAGAAGCTGGAATAAACTCAAATGCTCTCAGCAGAAATATAGTTGTACATGGAGCAGATTATGCTGAACCTGATTTTATAGAGAGGTATGGATTCCTTGGAAGAAGTGAAGGGTGTCCAGCTATACCGACTACAATTTCCAGAGATGTTATTGACTCTATAAAAGATAGAACAGTTTTATTTATTATAGGTAATGACAGGCATTATTATGAAAAAAGCAGTTATGCATCATTATAAAAAATAATAATAGAAAATATAAGAATAAGTGACCAAAGGTTTTAATTAACTTTTGGTCATTTTTTATTTGTGTTTTTAAAATGTTGTTTGTGTGAAAAATATGTATAAAAAAATATATTTTATTCACAATTTATTCATAATTACATATTATAGTATCAATATGAAAGAAAAGATTT
Coding sequences within it:
- a CDS encoding sulfatase family protein, translated to MNNKPNIILITADQLRADTVGYINKKIKTPVLDSLADEGYIFTNSFCTSPVCTPSRAAIFTGRYPMNTGAWNIGTCLNENETTLADILKIYNYYNIAVGKMHLRPQLKDFNNNFEDVDFRDRNRTKDNTYYGFDKTFITEDDKQGKYLDYIKANGYDLAVGKGEDGINPLPEEMNQTYWIGMKSCEEIINHDFNSPLFMWTSFVDPHHPFDPIEKFASLYENTIIDKPISKNFLCNGRPEHLQKQGKNGYWPGGGEQHNFSDEKIEEFTKYYYAMISFIDQEIGKILKSLEEKKQLDNTIIIFTSDHGEYMGDYGLLQKGPFMYDDLIKVPLLIWGKGVSKGVSDTVVENIDIVPTILELIGSNIPYGIQGESLNTLIKNISSVRKKSSAVVTYDARDRGIMIKTYRDKRYKLNLFLNENYGELYDLKNDPLEKENLFFNENFKELKSDLLLKFCYRMMECSDPLSERTANW
- a CDS encoding murein L,D-transpeptidase catalytic domain family protein, whose protein sequence is MIKKVLLALTLFSTLSFGAERNLEEGYIKKMYSDLNLNQKVEYTIFRKAYKGYMQIPDKREGLLTIVDYTKPSNVERFFVLDLNKRKVAYSTYVTHGKNSGLTSALNFSNNKNSYMSSLGFYMTNDSYVGSNGYSLRLKGLEAGINSNALSRNIVVHGADYAEPDFIERYGFLGRSEGCPAIPTTISRDVIDSIKDRTVLFIIGNDRHYYEKSSYASL
- a CDS encoding ROK family protein — translated: MKRNNKIAILNLLITKKKITRNELAEILGISRMAVSKLVKSLIEKNYIIETDTVDTSKTGKKPKYLYINLSKFQNIMAIYFGLSSVTISIADIYGKILTTESISIDSKTDILNSTLKKVNEILKNYKIMLISIGMNGIVDSFKGIAEISTYYHWKNLNLKEIFENNFSITTIIENGVNLIALSQSKIYESQKDFVILNIENGVGSTISKYDLVSNERSFELKEIGHIPFDYSESSLLCVCGNKGCLETVMANWRIEEKVYNKTGEHFSYDKIVEEANKNKSFFRDEILTLLRPLSYIILWVNNLITPEKIIITGKITFIDDFFWKELKRILKNNSLDKTKEILIERSDYNDNLIIKGAIQYGIENITNSQFFESMFKGESNE
- the dnaB gene encoding replicative DNA helicase, whose amino-acid sequence is MPEIENLRKIPSDLEAERSVLGGIFLKQDVFGDIIEILSPDDFYKNAHKIIYETMREIYNKGEPLDPLVVMNRLRKSEKFDEVGGEQIFYDIVEEVPTAANITAYAKIVKEKAILRRLGDVGTKIVEMTYSGYEEAENILDRAEGMIFKISENSESKDLVKIRDAMSDEFLRLEKVYANKGTTIGISSGFTDFDQMTSGFQPSDLVILAARPAMGKTAFALNLALNAALKSEKAVLLFSMEMSSSQLLQRLLAVEAGVGLQKIKTGFLAPEDWGRLGIASGKLSNTEINIADVPNLGVLEIRAIARRLKAAGKLDMILIDYLQLIKGSSGKTENRQQEISDISRSLKGIARELDVPIIALSQLSRATEQRADRRPMLSDLRESGAIEQDADMVMFLYRDDYYNEETDDKGITEVIIGKHRNGPTGTVKLRFFHELTKFADYTDKVE
- a CDS encoding ATP-dependent nuclease, translating into MYLKKLKIVNWQCIEYTKVDFENLMLFIGPANNGKSSIMSSIMFFLGFRNLRTKDIRNQNIPLELEGSFSNFSRKTFKELENYIYNKELKIRIVKYPNHEIQYKIGKNREWTEINYDTYINIVSNIPILFIPAFTEHEQAEHFINSFLNILKKRDIDEKFVLKEMKNLSDTLTAEYVSKGLYRALLFELFRALAAESKKVETSIIGNTMIFFEEPELYLHPQAEKELYDCFIALSKLGLQLYISTHSSNFISLKHYKSICIIRNADNGSRAFQFKGRLFSGDEVKYFNMNYWINPDRSELFFAKKVILVEGQTDKIVLGYLSKKLGIYKYDYSILECGSKSIIPQFIKLLNAFKLPYVAIYDKDNHFWRTESEIENSNIKNHSIQKTINYDFGDFIEFDNDIEEELYNEKRERKNYKNKPFNALKTVSEENYTVPAQLEKKIRKIFS
- a CDS encoding peptidase U32 family protein produces the protein MKKVELLAPVGNMEKFKMAIHYGADAVFLGGKMFNLRAGSSNFSDEELEEAVTYAHDLGKKVYVTLNIIPHNDELDLLPDYVKFLEKIGIDGVIVADLGVFQIVKENTNLRISVSTQASNTNWRSVQMWRDLGAKRVVLAREISLDNIAEIRAKVPDIELEVFIHGAMCMSISGRCLLSNYMTGRDANRGDCAQSCRWKYSLVEETRPGEYMPVFEDDHGTYIFNSKDLCTIEFIDKILDIGVDSLKIEGRMKGIYYVANCVKVYRDAIDSYYSGNYKFNPKWLEELESVSHRSYTDGFYMGRPGVDGQNYNDRNSYSQSHQLVAKVEKKLSENEYILAIRNRLEVGEKLEVVSPGINVREITLPKMTLITRGKEGEEVEAANPNSFVKITIDTELNELDMLRKRI
- a CDS encoding CHAP domain-containing protein, translating into MASSIFRKKKKRSTLPKIILIIIIGIVFFKMKIDKEVGKELDSFNNVKVYFNGFPTKSFGRNLSEDGYNIGMKYQCVEFIKRYYFEYYNHKMPATYGNAKDFYNKELKDGEINIKRGLLQFSNPSFKKPSVGDIIIFKPYILNPYGHVAIISNVEDDNIEIVQQNVWKKTREKFKLTYENNKWSINSKRVIGRLSLSE
- a CDS encoding solute:sodium symporter family transporter, yielding MVFTIVTFILFTALVAIISWYLTKNDNLNTESGYFLGGRSLSATVIAGSMMLTNLSTEQMVGLNAQGFKSGLSVIAWESGASIGIVILALYFLPKYLQGSITTVPEFLEERYDKTVRNIVSVFFLLTLGVAFLPTVLYSGSIAMMRLFNIPELLNISPESAIILSVWMIGIVGSIYAIFGGLKAVAVSDTVNGIGLIIGGLAIPVLGFIYLGEGSMMKGIEYLFQHNPEKLNAIGSKDSQAPFGAAITGMRIMAVYYWCTNQAIIQRALGAKSLKEGQKGVLLTAFLKIIVAPLILVVPGIIAYNIYGNQISGDIVYPVLVNKLLPSKLSGFFGAVLFGAVLSSFNSALNSASTIFSLNIYKPLFSPNISEKNLIKVSKYFGTVLAVFSMIVAPFISKSSGGLFEFIQKVAGLFSVPIAIIVLVGIFSKKTSALAAKVSMGFFVIVYGYTQFISPVKIHFLYVIAILFVICLFLMYIVDKIIPPKKEYSLPIRYEVSVEPWEYRYTVSVMLMSLLVWIYVVFSKIGLLSQSENLKGRIGIITIIFIVLTYFCCIFTRKIEKKN